AATCCAATCCTCCCTTACTACCCTTACTACTACAAGTACTCGTCGGCTCCGTCAGTTATAGCTCATGTTGGTGCGCCATTCATGGGTTTGCTCACATTGTCACTGGAATTTCTTCTATGCTAGTCCATATATATGTTGTGTTTTTCTTTCTACTAGTTCGTAACttctgtttttttaaaaaaatttgaagaaCTATTGGTGCTTTTGGTTGATGTATAACTATAGGATAAGGGGGTTTTCTTCTGCATATTTTCAAATTACTGCTCATAGATTGCGCATTAGAAGCTAAATGATTGAGGAGGTGATCGCAGAGGGGaaaaatagatatatatgtgtgtgtgtgtgtttttgtTTCGTTTTCTTCGAAGATTCTAAAACCATAGCATCTTGCAATGaattttaatctaataagaTAGGATTAATCAGGTAAAAGAAGAGAAGTTTTGATATATTGTTTTAAAGTAAAATATATAGCCAGGCAAAACTAGAGTACATATGTTTCCCAGTATTACTTATGTTGAGCATTCTTATCATTCTTGGTCCTTGGATGGGGGACTGTGGGCTGTACTCTTCAACTATATACACCAAATTCGTTTGCTTTGAACATCTTGGGGTTGCAGTTACTGATATCTACCTCCATTTGTTACCTGAATTCGTAGATATCATGCATACCTTTAGCAAATATATATGTGGAGATTGTTTTGTTCTTCCTCAAATGACAACCATATTAACGTGACAAAGTATAATAATAAGAAATGAGTTCCTTTAGTATGAAATTCTAAAAGCTCCCTTAGAGGTCAATGGTGGCGTACaaaaaattcaattctttagcCAAACAAAGGCTATATTCGGGGAGAGTGGTTTACCACTGGCATGGCACTCATCTGCTGCCGTCTGGTGCAAGGTCACCGTCCCGGGCCTCTCGGCCATCAAATCAAGATAAAAGCAAGCCGCGCAGTGTGGCCCCCTCCCATGCTAATTTGTGGTTTCCAGTTCACTGATCGTGATAAGGGACGGCCATGATTAGGATTGACGTGCCATTTTGATGTATGTATGTCATCATGATCGTAGGCAGCCGGATTCTTGGTCTCTATATATCCGCTCTCATCCTGCGTCAAATAACTTCCCTATCATCTATATGGAACCGTTGGCCTGATCTCTCCATGCGTAgttctaaaataaataataaaaatggcATTATTGAGTTAGTGATATTGTAACTCCTGGTCTAAAGAAAAAATCATTTTATCTCAGGGTATATGGTTGTAACCTGAAAAGTATGGACTGGGCACTTGGAGAATTGAGGTGTCTAATTGTTTGTGAAAGATGGTTGAGCATGATAAAAACTTCTAGGGTACGCTCGATCCTCGATGAAAATTGGAATCAGAATCGAAGTCAGAATAAGAATtgatgagaatatgcatcaaaaTGGTCATATTCTCTTCTGGCATATTTGGCTTGTGACTGGAATCATACCAGATGGAAATCTGAATTAGATTTTGAAAGATTGGGACAATCTCATTTTCATTTAGAATGGGAATGAAAATAGGACTCCAACCAAAAAGCTGGAATTATAGTTATTTATTGTCATGCCCAATCTAAAGCTCAACTCCTTCGCCTGAACATACCCCTAATATGTTACAAACAGAGCTAACTCCATAAACTGTTAGCTGGCAGAAAATATAACACAAAAACCCTCCAGTTAGGGGTGGATAGCAGGGCTTGGGCCACACAAATTCAGCCCACGCTGCGCCGAATTTAAGGTATCGTACGCCCATTCCATCCCAAGCCTAGTGCTtgcttgcttcttttttttttttgggtagcaGAGTGAGAAAACTCACTACAAACAAAAGAAGGGAGTACTCCCTGCGTCTGCTCTCATGAAGAAAGCAAATATTAGGGAAAACTCTTCTGACTTGCTTGAACCTAGCCTTTCTCTAATCTCCAAGTATTCATATATCAGATCAGGCCAAGCTTGGCTCTAAACTAGGCCCAGCAAGGAAGTTGGATCTGAGATAGTTCATTGCATTCGGCCATCCATTTGTAGCtagatatataaaaattattattggtCAAAATCATGTTTTAGTAAATCTTTGGAAGCTAGTTAGTTCTATGTGGACTTGTGACCTACATCGAAGCATTAGTTGACTCAAAAACAGAAATAAACAGCCCTTCGAGGCTCGAATTTAAACACCTACCTGCGGAAAATTGGGGCACATTGAAAAGCTTAATGGGGCGGTTTGGCCTAGTGAGTACCTGAGAATTGGAAATTATCGCTTGGAGGTCCACCTTCAGCAAGCCTGCCTTTTCGTACTTGAGAGACTACATCAAAGCATGTATCCTACTATGGAGCATGACCTTAAAATTGACCATACATGATGGTTTTAGAGGCTCCTCATCAATAATACAACATACAACAGAGATTTAATTAACATTATTAAGCTTACAACTAGGCTGGATGTGGACCAGATCAATCATGATCTACACCCAACTTGGTTTTCTTTGCGGCATTGACTTTATATCCAAACCCAACCCAATTTTTGGATCCGTTAGTTCATTCGGGCTCAACTAGGTCAGTCATGAACCAGTCGCATATCAACAAGGTTCATCATATCAACACATGCCGTCCGGTACTAAACATACCATATCATACAAGTATCAAACCACACTTAGTAAGAGGGTCATGCTAACTCTCGGTATATCTAACTAATCTCTATATCAGGCATACTGATACACTATCCGCATAGTGCCGATACAGGATGTCAGGGCACGATTGGCTCTTGGATGAGTGAAGTCAGATTGAGCTGAATGGGTCCGATTAATCTAATGTTCTGCTCTTGCCCAGATAAGCCTAGTTAATCTAATGTTCAGCCCACGGATCACCTCCCTTCTTCAATCTTCCAGCTCCTCCATCATCGTTAACAGCAGGGTAGGGAGATGGTTCCGCAATACGAGAGGACTAGAGCAGGATACTGTTTATACTGGTGGCCGACTGCTTCACCAGAATTAGTAGAAATCGGAAACTTGATCACTGGTATTGGCCCTTGCGAACCATCAGGCCAAATCCAATGCCTGTGGTACGCCGACGACACACCACTATTTAGCAGCCCTTCAAAGGATCACCTGACCATTCTGAAGCTGATCTTATATTCATTACGAACTTCTCAGAAGATAAACTTCCACAAGTCTCTGATGGTGGGGCTTGGCACTTCAGATGGTGAGACAGCCTCCTTTTGGCTCGGTTCTTAGATCAGCAGCGAGCCACTCAAAATCTCTCTGCCCCAACCTATTCCTACTTGCCAAAAAAGCAGCAATCAGCCTCGCCAACTTTCTCATGCAAAGGGACTGCTACAGCAACTTCTTTTCCCCATTACCTTCAGTGGCCAGAGACGAGTAATTCATACTCATAGGGCTGGACCACAAATTAAACCACCCAGCCCATTTGCTCCCAATAAGGAATAGCTGTGGTGTGGTGAGCGAGTGCTTCATGGTAATACGGTAGAACAGAATATTCTCATTTCCAAATAACGAGTACTATAAAAACTATTTTACTCCCCTAAGATCACCCAATCATCACAAgcattttaatccacaagaccaaacaccacccaaaaaaaaaaaaaaggttcataCGCAAACGATAAAAAACAACAGACTTTTCTTAACTCCCCCCTACAAGCCAAAATTCTCCTTCGCCGCCGTTGCAAGCGAAAGAGGGGGGCGAGCAACACACCAGCCAAGTACTCCAATAACAAGATAATTAATTACAATATCACCATCATTCCATTaacttaaaaaggaaaaaaaaaagttctattccgtttctctctctcttctgtatcagaaaaagacaaaaagaaagggagaagtgGGAGAGAGAGTGGCGAGGGATGTCAGCCACTGCTATGGATGGACAAATATGCCAGAAGAGGAGAGGGACAGCAGGAGGagcgccgcctccgcctcctccttgCCGGCGACAGCGCCGCTCCGGGCAGCTCCCATCGCCGCCGCCTTCAATTCCCTCCTCCTCTGCTTCTGGCGTTCCAGTAGAAGCAGCAGCATCTTCTCCTGCTTCTCCTTCTGCCTCCGCCTCAGCTCCTCCTCTCCCACCACCTCCAAAGGATCCATCGCGTTCTCATTCTTTCCTTTCATAGTAGTCGTGGTAGCAGTCGTAGTCTTTTGCTGCTTCTCAGCACCTGCTTCTCCATTAATCTCagcttttctcctccttttccgATACCTGATCCCGCATGCATTGCAGAGAGACTGCGGGTCCcacgaggaaaaaaaaaaatcaaataaatcaCAAAAACACCAAATCAGTCTCCCGATATCTAACGATTTAGCCgggaaaaacaaaaactaaCAACAGTATCCATTGATCGaatcattaaatttttttataataatcctAAGGTTAGAGGGAGACCACGAGGCCAGATACTAGATCAAATCCCAAGAATTTGAGAACAGAATAGCATGGTATCTCGCCAAAAAAGGAAACGAACAGAACGGGCGACGGAATTCAAATAGGGATCTGTAGACAATAAATCGTCGAAATGCCAATAAGAGGAGAACTTTTGAATTAGCTATCTTCATGCAAGAAATCCTCAAAATTCTCAGAGGAAAGAGGAACTGAAAACTTATTAGACCAGATCTCATGTAGATTATACCATACTACGAAATCCACGATAGAATGGTAAAAGATGTAAGAAAAACTAAGAGACAAAAAGAAACAGGGGGGGTAGAAGAAGATGAATTGGAGCAGGGGAAGGACCTTGGGTCCGCTGGGGCCGCTCCTCCAGAGAGGAGTCTTCGACGTCCGGCAGTCAGCGCACACCCGGGACGAATCCGGCGAACCCATCGCCGCCTCCACCCCCGCCGCCGACTTCTCCTTGGGCtcttcacctctcctcctccgggCATAGGGCTTCATCACCACCATGCAATCGTAGCCGTCGATCACGGTGGCCCGTGGGCCGTGGTGGCGGCAGTCGCACCGTGATCCCCAATTCGGGAACGACGCCTTCGCCAACGCCGCCGAAATCATGGCCGGAAAACCCCAGGTTAATccacagagagaaagagagccgGGGGAGAAACAGGTTATCTTATATCGCCTTCCGGCTTTTGCTTCGCACGTGCCAACGCTATGGCGGCAACcattttatttgtattttataaTGACGTAAATTCCGGATGTGGGCACCACCAGTAAGACCAAGAGCGTCAGGTATCTCTGCTTCTTGGACGGGGGTCACCGGAAGGGAAGACAGGT
This portion of the Phoenix dactylifera cultivar Barhee BC4 chromosome 11, palm_55x_up_171113_PBpolish2nd_filt_p, whole genome shotgun sequence genome encodes:
- the LOC103715149 gene encoding GATA transcription factor 16-like, whose product is MISAALAKASFPNWGSRCDCRHHGPRATVIDGYDCMVVMKPYARRRRGEEPKEKSAAGVEAAMGSPDSSRVCADCRTSKTPLWRSGPSGPKSLCNACGIRYRKRRRKAEINGEAGAEKQQKTTTATTTTMKGKNENAMDPLEVVGEEELRRRQKEKQEKMLLLLLERQKQRRRELKAAAMGAARSGAVAGKEEAEAALLLLSLSSSGIFVHP